In one window of Microbacterium sp. PM5 DNA:
- a CDS encoding DUF3662 and FHA domain-containing protein: protein MGLLDSFEKGLERAVNSAFAKSFRSGIQPVEIAAALRSELDAKAAVVSRDRILAPNTFEVRMSPADAERMLGLGSALDSELHTLVDAHAKAQGFTFAGPVTIALAGDPTLSTGTLRVASQTAAGQVAWRGIVEIAGAQHTLAKGRTVIGRGSDADITIPDAGTSRRHVEILWDGERAMVRDMGSTNGTQLNGTKIAEAPLPPDSVVTIGRTEIVFRVIAQAAPPRPSTSAADATRAFGIGGSA, encoded by the coding sequence GTGGGACTACTGGACAGCTTCGAGAAGGGACTCGAGCGCGCAGTCAACAGCGCGTTCGCGAAGTCCTTCCGTAGCGGCATTCAGCCCGTCGAGATCGCGGCCGCCCTGCGCAGCGAGCTCGATGCGAAGGCTGCCGTCGTCAGCCGCGACCGCATCCTCGCCCCGAACACCTTCGAGGTGCGCATGTCGCCGGCCGATGCCGAGCGCATGCTCGGCCTGGGCAGCGCGCTGGACTCCGAACTGCACACCCTCGTCGACGCTCACGCGAAGGCGCAGGGATTCACCTTCGCCGGCCCCGTCACGATCGCCCTCGCCGGCGATCCCACACTGTCGACGGGCACGCTGCGCGTCGCCTCGCAGACCGCGGCGGGCCAGGTCGCCTGGCGCGGCATCGTCGAGATCGCCGGAGCGCAGCACACGCTGGCGAAGGGACGCACCGTGATCGGACGCGGCAGCGACGCCGACATCACGATCCCGGATGCCGGGACCAGCCGTCGCCATGTCGAGATCCTCTGGGACGGTGAGCGCGCCATGGTGCGCGACATGGGATCGACCAACGGCACGCAGCTGAACGGCACGAAGATCGCCGAAGCGCCGCTGCCCCCCGACTCCGTGGTCACGATCGGCCGCACCGAGATCGTCTTCCGCGTCATCGCACAGGCCGCGCCCCCTCGACCCTCGACCTCTGCCGCCGACGCGACCCGCGCCTTTGGAATCGGAGGATCCGCGTGA
- a CDS encoding response regulator transcription factor: MDSPRPTLTRIDGSPVRALVVDDELNLGELLRMAMAKEGWDARAVTDSRHALEVIADFDPDLLVLDVMMPDLDGVELLSRIRANGNDVPVLFLTAKDAVEDRIAGMAAGGDDYVTKPFNLEEVILRLRAMARRHVAAAAAVDDLLRVGDLTLDEDAYEVQRAGTPITLTAKEFELLRYLMHNALRVVSKSQILDAVWGYDFGGDSGVVEIYISYLRRKIDSGSDSMIHTVRGVGYMIKP, translated from the coding sequence ATGGACAGTCCCCGACCCACGCTCACTCGCATCGACGGCAGTCCCGTTCGCGCGCTCGTCGTGGACGACGAGCTCAACCTTGGGGAATTGCTGCGGATGGCGATGGCGAAGGAAGGATGGGACGCGCGTGCGGTCACCGACAGTCGCCACGCCCTCGAGGTGATCGCCGACTTCGACCCCGACCTCCTGGTGCTCGACGTCATGATGCCCGACCTCGACGGTGTAGAACTGCTGTCGCGGATCCGGGCGAACGGAAACGACGTTCCGGTCCTGTTCCTGACCGCGAAAGACGCCGTCGAGGACCGTATCGCGGGGATGGCCGCCGGCGGTGACGACTACGTCACGAAGCCGTTCAACCTCGAAGAAGTCATCCTGCGGCTGCGCGCGATGGCGCGTCGTCACGTCGCTGCGGCTGCGGCCGTGGACGACCTGCTCCGGGTCGGCGATCTGACCCTCGACGAAGACGCTTACGAGGTCCAGCGGGCGGGAACGCCCATCACCCTGACGGCAAAGGAGTTCGAGTTGCTGCGCTACCTCATGCACAACGCTCTGCGCGTCGTGAGCAAGTCGCAGATCCTCGACGCCGTGTGGGGCTACGACTTCGGCGGCGACAGCGGTGTCGTGGAGATCTACATCTCCTACCTGCGGCGCAAGATCGACTCCGGTTCCGATTCGATGATCCACACCGTGCGCGGGGTGGGTTACATGATCAAACCGTGA
- a CDS encoding HAMP domain-containing sensor histidine kinase, with translation MNLRRPLTLQRALVLGTGVLVALAIVVMSVATVFALRAFVYDRLDEQVVGGLAVAGGDGHAQGGGADHGNGSSAAKGPDPRVGSLQVVLDAAGTQVSASYTRADGTEVTLSADQVASLSASVPTDRQPVTVDLASDLGSFRVAAQSVSGRTVMSGMSLADAAATTTALTTILVAVGGVTLVVTIGALSLLVRQRLRPLERVAAVAQRASALPLGRGDVEIPDRVADADTDVRTEVGRVGASLNDLLGHVQAALAARQHSESELRRFIADASHELRTPLASVRGYAQLSLTGPEEMSDSQRRSLERIESEARRMASLVDDLLLLARLDAGQRLRDDDVELPLLAIDAVDDARTVDPTRHWRLQIPGDAPITVRGDEDRLRQVLANLLRNAQMHTPPGTTVTTSLARDGDEVVLGVRDTGPGIDPAVRDGLFQRFTRGDRARNRNAGSTGLGLSIAEAIVAAHGGTITADSTVSGASFSVRLPLNRPRPS, from the coding sequence GTGAACCTGCGCCGGCCTCTGACGCTGCAGCGCGCCCTCGTCCTCGGCACGGGTGTTCTGGTGGCGCTCGCGATCGTCGTCATGAGCGTCGCGACGGTATTCGCGCTGCGCGCCTTCGTCTACGACCGGCTCGATGAGCAGGTCGTCGGGGGTCTGGCGGTTGCGGGGGGCGACGGGCATGCCCAGGGCGGGGGTGCAGATCACGGCAACGGATCGTCCGCGGCGAAAGGGCCGGATCCACGCGTCGGCTCTCTCCAGGTCGTGCTCGATGCCGCCGGCACGCAGGTGTCGGCGTCGTATACGCGTGCGGACGGCACCGAGGTCACTCTGTCCGCCGACCAGGTGGCCTCGCTGTCGGCATCCGTGCCCACCGATCGCCAGCCGGTGACCGTCGATCTTGCCTCTGATCTGGGTTCTTTCCGTGTTGCGGCGCAGTCCGTCAGCGGACGAACGGTGATGTCCGGGATGTCGTTGGCGGATGCCGCGGCGACCACGACCGCGCTGACGACGATCCTGGTCGCCGTCGGCGGAGTGACACTCGTCGTCACGATCGGAGCTCTCTCCCTTCTCGTTCGCCAGCGCCTGCGACCCCTGGAGCGTGTGGCCGCGGTCGCGCAGCGGGCATCGGCGCTGCCGCTGGGTCGCGGGGACGTCGAGATCCCTGATCGCGTCGCCGACGCCGACACCGATGTGCGCACGGAGGTCGGGCGCGTCGGTGCCTCGCTGAACGATCTGCTCGGACACGTGCAGGCGGCACTGGCCGCCCGCCAGCACAGCGAGAGCGAGCTGCGGCGATTCATCGCCGACGCCAGTCATGAGCTGCGTACGCCTTTGGCCAGCGTGCGTGGCTACGCGCAATTGTCGCTGACCGGGCCGGAGGAGATGTCGGATTCGCAGCGGCGATCGCTCGAACGCATCGAGTCGGAGGCGCGTCGGATGGCATCTTTGGTGGACGATCTGCTGCTGCTGGCGAGACTCGACGCCGGACAGCGCCTTCGTGACGACGACGTCGAATTACCGCTTCTCGCCATCGATGCGGTCGATGACGCCCGCACGGTCGATCCCACCCGCCACTGGCGCCTGCAGATACCGGGCGACGCCCCGATCACCGTGCGCGGTGACGAGGATCGCTTGCGTCAGGTCCTGGCGAATCTTCTGCGCAACGCCCAGATGCACACCCCGCCGGGGACGACCGTCACGACGTCGCTGGCACGAGACGGTGACGAGGTGGTTCTGGGCGTGCGCGACACGGGCCCCGGCATCGATCCGGCGGTGCGCGACGGTCTCTTCCAGCGATTCACCCGCGGAGATCGCGCGCGTAACCGCAACGCGGGAAGCACGGGTCTCGGCCTCTCCATCGCGGAGGCGATCGTCGCCGCCCACGGCGGCACCATCACGGCCGACAGCACTGTCTCCGGGGCCAGCTTCAGCGTCCGCCTGCCACTCAACCGACCCCGGCCCTCATAG
- a CDS encoding phosphodiester glycosidase family protein, which produces MDNAHRNRDTASTDTAPAPDRSRRRIRRRTLLIGALSLTLVLGGTAWWAADRYLIPHVEVADVAAYEAAHASVIATASATASVSASDATAEKTLTDTSYRNGSTSVTVSTVTTGLGSDIVTYYVADVTLGTATDLRSAFANNQFGENIVQTTSEIAAAHDAVFAINGDYYGFRSTGIEIRNGVIYRDEPARQGLAFYLDGHVEVYDETQTSADALLAAGVWNTLSFGPAIVEGGQVVSGTDDVEVDTNVGNHSIQGDQPRTAVGVIDDNHLVFVVVDGRQSGYSEGVTLPELADIMISLGATTAYNLDGGGSSTMYFNGTVINSPSNGGERGTSDILYVAG; this is translated from the coding sequence ATGGACAACGCCCACCGAAATCGCGACACCGCCAGCACGGACACGGCGCCCGCTCCCGACAGGTCGCGGCGTCGCATCCGGCGTCGCACTCTGCTGATCGGCGCCCTCAGCCTGACTCTCGTCCTCGGCGGCACCGCCTGGTGGGCCGCCGATCGCTACCTCATTCCGCATGTCGAGGTCGCCGACGTCGCCGCCTACGAGGCGGCCCATGCAAGCGTCATCGCCACGGCGTCCGCCACGGCATCCGTCTCCGCATCAGACGCGACCGCAGAGAAGACCCTGACGGACACCTCCTACCGCAACGGTTCCACTTCCGTCACGGTGTCGACCGTGACGACGGGGTTGGGCTCCGACATCGTGACGTACTACGTCGCGGATGTGACGCTGGGCACCGCCACCGATCTGCGATCGGCCTTCGCCAACAACCAGTTCGGCGAGAACATCGTGCAGACCACGAGCGAGATCGCCGCGGCTCACGATGCGGTCTTCGCGATCAACGGTGACTACTACGGGTTCCGCTCCACCGGGATCGAGATCCGCAACGGCGTGATCTACCGCGACGAACCGGCTCGCCAGGGCCTGGCGTTCTACCTGGACGGCCACGTCGAGGTGTACGACGAGACGCAGACCTCCGCCGATGCGCTGCTGGCGGCAGGCGTCTGGAACACCCTCAGCTTCGGGCCGGCGATCGTCGAGGGCGGGCAAGTGGTCTCGGGCACGGACGACGTCGAGGTCGACACCAACGTCGGAAACCACTCGATCCAGGGTGACCAGCCGCGCACAGCCGTGGGCGTCATCGACGACAACCATCTCGTTTTCGTGGTCGTCGACGGGCGTCAGAGCGGCTACAGCGAGGGCGTGACGCTGCCCGAGCTCGCGGACATCATGATCTCGCTCGGTGCGACCACCGCCTACAACCTCGACGGTGGAGGCAGCTCCACGATGTACTTCAACGGCACGGTGATCAACTCGCCCTCCAACGGCGGTGAGCGCGGCACCAGCGACATCCTCTACGTGGCGGGCTGA
- a CDS encoding bifunctional glycosyltransferase family 2/GtrA family protein, which yields MYVLIPAYQPGPQLAPLVADLRAAAPELDVLVVDDGSGGDFTGVFAAARAAGARVIAHDVNRGKGAALKTGFADIAASTPGAGVVTADADGQHTVHDIVAVAAGVRSTVDGGVDALVLGVRRFGRAVPARSRFGNVASRLLFQLATGRRISDTQTGLRGIPAGRLAWAQSIPGDGFEYEQRMLLRAAPDAVDVCEVPIDTVYLGRNESSHFRPVRDSLKVLLPVLLFAGSSLAAFVVDTLVLLLLTALTGSLIASIIAARAVSASVNFVVNRRMVFRARGSSVGAQASRYAVLALALLASNIAWMSFLTDAGLALLPAKVITEGVLFILSYGVQRSLVFPPSLAPAPGAAPPRALLQPVPTTSSHTGRNR from the coding sequence ATGTACGTCCTGATTCCCGCTTACCAGCCCGGACCGCAGCTCGCCCCTCTCGTGGCCGATCTGCGCGCGGCCGCTCCGGAGCTCGACGTGCTCGTCGTCGACGACGGCAGCGGTGGCGACTTCACCGGTGTCTTCGCCGCCGCGCGCGCCGCCGGTGCCCGCGTGATCGCCCACGACGTGAATCGGGGAAAGGGCGCCGCCCTGAAGACCGGGTTCGCTGACATCGCCGCGAGCACGCCCGGTGCCGGCGTCGTCACCGCGGATGCCGACGGGCAACACACCGTGCACGACATCGTCGCCGTCGCCGCCGGCGTGCGGTCGACCGTCGATGGGGGCGTCGACGCGCTCGTCCTCGGGGTGCGGAGGTTCGGGCGGGCCGTTCCCGCGCGCAGCCGCTTCGGCAACGTCGCCTCCCGCCTCCTCTTCCAGCTCGCCACGGGACGGCGGATCTCCGACACCCAGACGGGACTGCGCGGAATCCCGGCCGGCCGTCTCGCGTGGGCGCAGAGCATTCCCGGCGACGGGTTCGAGTACGAGCAGCGGATGCTGCTGCGCGCGGCGCCCGATGCGGTCGACGTGTGTGAAGTCCCCATCGACACGGTGTATCTCGGACGCAACGAGTCCAGTCACTTCCGGCCGGTGCGGGACTCGCTCAAGGTGCTGCTGCCGGTGCTGCTGTTCGCCGGCTCGTCTCTTGCCGCCTTCGTCGTGGATACGCTCGTGCTGCTGCTGCTGACCGCGTTGACGGGCTCGCTGATCGCGTCGATCATCGCGGCGCGCGCCGTCTCGGCATCCGTCAACTTCGTCGTCAACAGACGAATGGTGTTCCGTGCGCGGGGAAGCAGCGTCGGCGCCCAGGCGTCGCGGTACGCGGTGCTCGCCCTGGCGCTGCTGGCATCGAACATCGCCTGGATGTCCTTCCTGACCGACGCGGGGCTGGCGCTCCTGCCCGCGAAGGTCATCACCGAAGGCGTGCTGTTCATCCTCAGCTACGGAGTTCAGCGCTCCCTTGTCTTCCCTCCATCACTCGCGCCCGCGCCGGGCGCCGCGCCGCCTCGCGCCCTCCTCCAGCCCGTCCCCACCACCTCATCTCACACAGGGAGAAACCGATGA
- a CDS encoding DUF4956 domain-containing protein, whose amino-acid sequence MTVTALLLAAVDLAAAVALSAIYFHRHRRRDLVVAFLGVNVGVLAVASVLGTAEVALGLGLGLFGVLSIIRLRSSEITQREVAYYFAALAIGLICGLPHTDLVPPSVLVALILLVLAAADHPRLLSRSRHQSVHLDRAIADEDELRAELARLLGGEVTALTVQRLDLVDDTTLVDVRYRIDPPTRQSATRAAIEEGLQTAAPQVGDTRFADLVGGAR is encoded by the coding sequence ATGACCGTCACTGCCCTCCTCCTCGCCGCCGTCGACCTCGCCGCCGCCGTCGCTCTCAGCGCGATCTACTTCCACCGCCACCGCCGACGTGACCTCGTCGTGGCCTTCCTCGGCGTCAACGTCGGCGTTCTCGCCGTCGCGTCGGTGCTGGGCACGGCGGAGGTGGCGCTGGGGCTCGGTCTCGGCCTGTTCGGAGTGCTCTCGATCATCCGGCTGCGCTCGAGCGAGATCACGCAACGCGAAGTCGCCTACTACTTCGCGGCGCTCGCGATCGGCCTCATCTGCGGTCTCCCGCACACCGATCTCGTGCCGCCTTCCGTGCTCGTCGCGCTCATCCTGCTGGTCCTCGCCGCCGCCGACCACCCGCGCCTGCTCTCCCGCAGCCGCCACCAGAGCGTGCATCTCGACCGCGCCATCGCCGATGAGGATGAACTGCGCGCCGAGCTCGCTCGGCTGCTCGGCGGCGAGGTGACCGCTCTCACCGTTCAGCGGCTCGACCTCGTCGACGACACCACGCTCGTCGACGTGCGCTATCGCATCGACCCGCCGACGCGGCAGAGTGCGACTCGCGCTGCGATCGAAGAAGGCCTTCAGACCGCGGCGCCGCAGGTCGGCGACACCCGTTTCGCCGACCTCGTCGGAGGCGCACGATGA
- a CDS encoding VTC domain-containing protein → MSARSRIHTTLGAMPPVTLDEVTADAALLTRIDRKYVVPLDEAADLLADLASQPCAPRVLEIDGRREMAYRSVYFDTPDLLSFRLAAHGRRRRFKLRTRSYMDTGSTYLELKTRGARGLTQKDRDDYGAQTPDELSADARGEVALALDAIGIDAARADDLDARLQTLYHRSSLVWSASPDAGASRATVDLDLEWVDASGAGFLVPRFAIIETKSPGSAGTLDRALWRAGHRPQRVSKYATGMAVLRGDLPRNRWTRVLEGPFSSAVPTSHPSS, encoded by the coding sequence ATGAGCGCACGATCCCGCATCCACACCACGCTCGGTGCGATGCCGCCGGTGACGCTCGACGAGGTGACGGCGGATGCGGCGCTGCTGACGCGGATCGACCGCAAGTACGTCGTTCCCCTCGACGAGGCCGCCGATCTCCTCGCCGACTTGGCATCGCAGCCCTGCGCTCCGCGGGTGCTCGAGATCGACGGGCGCCGGGAGATGGCTTATCGGTCGGTGTACTTCGACACGCCGGATCTGCTCAGCTTCCGCCTCGCCGCGCACGGGCGCCGGCGACGCTTCAAGCTCCGCACGCGCTCGTACATGGACACGGGGTCCACCTATCTCGAGTTGAAGACGCGCGGGGCCCGGGGACTCACGCAGAAGGACCGGGACGACTACGGCGCACAGACGCCCGACGAACTGAGCGCCGATGCCCGCGGCGAGGTGGCGCTCGCTCTCGACGCCATCGGGATCGACGCCGCGCGCGCCGACGATCTCGACGCGCGTCTGCAGACCCTCTACCACCGCTCGAGCCTCGTCTGGTCCGCTTCGCCGGATGCCGGGGCATCCCGCGCCACCGTCGATCTCGACCTCGAGTGGGTCGACGCCTCGGGTGCCGGCTTCCTCGTCCCGCGCTTCGCGATCATCGAGACCAAATCCCCCGGAAGCGCCGGCACGCTCGACCGCGCGCTGTGGCGCGCAGGTCATCGCCCGCAGCGCGTCAGCAAGTACGCCACGGGCATGGCGGTGCTGCGCGGCGACCTCCCCCGAAACCGGTGGACGCGTGTGCTCGAAGGTCCGTTCTCCTCCGCCGTCCCCACCTCTCACCCCTCTTCCTGA
- a CDS encoding carbohydrate-binding domain-containing protein, translating to MRRRILPFALPLAIAAVVLTGCSVTATPTASSSASVAATSAAAQTVADIDAAVPAAAAAVLAENADGTVVNDDEWDAADAVGITLSGSTATSDASGVEVSGSTVTVTAAGVYRVSGSLDGQLVVAAPDDALVVLILDGASVTASTGAAIQVVSADDVAINLAEGSTNTITGASSADADASAAVYADTDLTISGSGALAVTDSGNDGISATDDLAIIGGTITVNAADDGLRGKDSLIISGGTVSITAGGDALKSDQTDDATKGYVWIGGGTVDATAGDDGIDAQTDAVISAGTFTVASDDDGIHSETILVIAGGDVTVTRSNEGIESADIRIAGGTTRVTSTDDGVNASGNSSGGGMGGGMQDTGEKLTISGGTLLVDALGDGLDSNGTIEMTGGEVTVFGPTANDNGALDSNGGITISGGTLVAIGSSGMAETPEASSPQGWLAASVSGAAGSTVQITDGSGAVISSYTATKTFASVVFSSAEITSGQTYTVTVDGAATSVTAGVAAAGGMGGGGRGR from the coding sequence ATGCGCCGCCGAATCCTTCCCTTCGCCCTTCCCCTGGCCATCGCGGCCGTCGTTCTCACCGGCTGCAGCGTCACCGCCACGCCCACGGCATCGTCCTCGGCGAGTGTCGCGGCGACGTCCGCCGCCGCACAGACCGTCGCGGACATCGATGCTGCGGTACCGGCCGCCGCAGCCGCGGTGCTCGCCGAGAACGCGGACGGCACCGTCGTGAACGACGACGAGTGGGACGCTGCGGACGCCGTCGGGATCACGCTGTCCGGATCGACAGCGACCAGCGACGCGTCAGGTGTGGAGGTCTCCGGCTCGACCGTGACCGTCACCGCCGCCGGTGTCTACCGTGTCAGCGGCAGCCTCGACGGTCAGCTGGTGGTCGCGGCTCCCGATGACGCCCTCGTCGTTCTCATCCTGGACGGTGCGAGCGTGACCGCCTCGACGGGTGCGGCGATCCAGGTCGTCTCGGCGGATGACGTGGCGATCAATCTCGCTGAGGGCTCCACCAACACGATCACCGGAGCCAGCTCCGCGGATGCCGATGCGAGTGCCGCCGTCTACGCCGACACCGATCTGACGATCTCCGGCTCGGGCGCGCTCGCCGTCACGGACTCGGGCAACGACGGCATCTCGGCCACGGACGACCTCGCGATCATCGGCGGAACGATCACCGTGAACGCCGCCGACGACGGCCTGCGAGGCAAGGACTCGCTCATCATCTCCGGAGGAACCGTCTCGATCACCGCCGGCGGCGACGCTCTCAAGAGCGACCAGACCGACGATGCGACGAAGGGGTACGTGTGGATCGGCGGAGGCACGGTCGATGCCACCGCAGGAGATGACGGCATCGACGCCCAGACCGACGCCGTCATCAGTGCCGGAACGTTCACCGTGGCCAGCGATGACGACGGCATCCACTCGGAGACCATTCTGGTGATCGCGGGTGGCGACGTCACCGTCACGCGCTCCAACGAGGGCATCGAGTCGGCTGACATCCGCATCGCGGGCGGCACCACGCGGGTGACCTCGACCGACGACGGGGTGAACGCGTCGGGCAACTCCTCCGGTGGCGGGATGGGCGGCGGCATGCAGGACACCGGTGAGAAGCTGACCATCTCTGGTGGGACCCTCCTGGTCGACGCCCTGGGCGACGGCCTGGACTCGAACGGGACGATCGAGATGACCGGGGGAGAGGTCACCGTGTTCGGCCCGACCGCCAACGACAACGGCGCCCTCGACTCCAACGGCGGCATCACCATCTCGGGCGGAACGCTCGTCGCCATCGGCAGCAGCGGAATGGCGGAGACGCCGGAGGCGTCCTCACCACAGGGATGGCTCGCCGCGTCCGTCAGCGGAGCGGCGGGATCGACGGTGCAGATCACCGACGGGTCCGGCGCCGTCATCTCCTCCTATACGGCGACGAAGACCTTCGCCTCGGTGGTGTTCTCCTCGGCAGAGATCACGAGCGGCCAGACCTACACCGTGACCGTCGACGGGGCCGCGACATCCGTCACCGCCGGTGTGGCGGCCGCCGGTGGCATGGGCGGAGGCGGTCGGGGGCGCTGA
- a CDS encoding GntR family transcriptional regulator, producing the protein MSATLAPIELVSGMILSDEIYARIGAAIADGTFPPGHRLRDVELAQQLGVSRTPVREALQRLERFGLVEIAVGRYTRVTAPSDALRRDTGEFAAYFLGNALSLAVSRCSDEDLADLVATVDAALAGIDTGDAAAVFSAASRLGIVAARATGNSVFDTIIHETSIVVERNLRGWSGVRAEAAPRRENWQLLRDRIAARDAGGAEDSIRRLYGVTPGAVPPAR; encoded by the coding sequence ATGAGTGCGACGCTCGCCCCGATCGAACTCGTCAGCGGGATGATCCTGAGTGACGAGATCTACGCGCGCATCGGCGCGGCGATCGCCGACGGCACGTTCCCTCCCGGGCATCGCCTCCGCGATGTCGAGCTCGCTCAGCAGCTGGGCGTCTCGAGAACACCGGTCCGCGAAGCACTGCAGCGACTGGAGCGCTTCGGGCTCGTCGAGATCGCGGTCGGTCGCTACACGCGTGTCACAGCACCGAGCGACGCACTGCGCCGCGACACCGGCGAGTTCGCCGCCTACTTCCTCGGCAATGCGCTCAGCCTCGCGGTGTCGCGTTGTTCCGACGAAGATCTCGCTGACCTCGTCGCCACGGTCGATGCGGCACTGGCGGGCATCGACACGGGCGACGCGGCCGCGGTGTTCTCCGCGGCATCCCGCCTGGGCATCGTCGCTGCGCGGGCGACCGGCAACAGCGTGTTCGACACGATCATCCACGAGACGTCCATCGTCGTCGAACGCAACCTGCGCGGATGGTCAGGGGTCCGCGCCGAGGCCGCCCCCCGCCGCGAGAACTGGCAGCTGCTGCGCGACCGCATCGCGGCGCGCGATGCCGGCGGGGCCGAGGACAGCATCCGACGCCTCTACGGCGTCACGCCGGGCGCTGTCCCGCCCGCCCGCTGA
- a CDS encoding ABC transporter substrate-binding protein — MASQHRRSRLVPRIIALATGLAAVAALTACSGGSGGGGNSQYGFDAAEQDAKAPITVWVDSSREPIANAFKAANPDLTVNVETYDGNSGGSDSFKTKIALFDQSGSGWPDVVFSTQQNDTSWASKSTNGGQPFAAVLNKGLLSDDFLNGFTKGALDPMTVDGNVYGVRNDLAPVVYWYNDALMKQFGYDVPKTWEDYQALSDKVAAEHPGYILGSVGDSFEGPYIYYWGAQAPVFQVNGDTFTSNFSDPNAVKATKLIDHMLANKTLVNDSVFGADFVSKYSGKVLGMPGPAWYSGALFQNKDSLNAPTGTVGAAAPLYWSGSDKVTGNVGGGVWYGSSHSKNLAAVAKFLQYATSSDDAVKLASGLPAYQSAADKWLTQQASSGYYVGDFKSALTTAASSVWSGWGYPSFSPEVAYASIVIPGISAGKTQADLVTQLQKEYDNQAQVQGYTVK, encoded by the coding sequence ATGGCATCACAGCATCGACGCTCACGTCTTGTCCCTCGCATCATCGCTCTCGCCACGGGCCTCGCCGCCGTGGCCGCCCTCACCGCCTGCTCGGGCGGCTCGGGTGGCGGCGGAAACTCACAGTACGGCTTCGATGCCGCCGAGCAGGACGCAAAGGCGCCCATCACGGTGTGGGTCGACTCCTCCCGTGAGCCAATCGCCAACGCCTTCAAGGCGGCAAACCCCGACCTCACCGTCAACGTCGAGACCTACGACGGCAACTCCGGCGGCAGCGACTCGTTCAAGACGAAGATCGCCCTGTTCGACCAGTCGGGCTCGGGCTGGCCCGACGTCGTGTTCTCGACGCAGCAGAACGACACGTCGTGGGCCAGCAAGTCGACCAACGGCGGTCAGCCGTTCGCGGCCGTGCTCAACAAGGGGCTTCTTTCGGACGACTTCCTCAACGGCTTCACCAAAGGCGCGCTCGACCCGATGACTGTCGACGGCAACGTCTACGGCGTGCGCAACGACCTCGCGCCGGTCGTGTACTGGTACAACGACGCGCTGATGAAGCAGTTCGGCTACGACGTGCCGAAGACGTGGGAGGACTACCAGGCGCTCAGCGACAAGGTCGCAGCCGAGCACCCGGGCTACATCCTCGGCTCCGTCGGTGACTCGTTCGAGGGTCCGTACATCTACTACTGGGGCGCACAGGCTCCGGTCTTTCAGGTGAATGGTGACACGTTCACGAGCAACTTCTCCGACCCGAACGCGGTGAAGGCCACGAAGCTCATCGACCACATGCTCGCCAACAAGACGCTCGTCAACGACAGCGTGTTCGGTGCGGACTTCGTGTCGAAGTACAGCGGCAAGGTGCTCGGTATGCCTGGGCCGGCGTGGTACTCCGGAGCGCTCTTCCAGAACAAGGACAGCCTGAACGCGCCCACCGGTACCGTCGGCGCCGCCGCCCCGCTGTACTGGAGCGGCTCGGACAAGGTCACCGGCAACGTGGGTGGTGGCGTCTGGTACGGCTCCAGCCACTCGAAGAACCTCGCCGCCGTGGCGAAGTTCCTGCAGTACGCAACGAGCTCCGACGACGCGGTCAAGCTGGCTTCGGGTCTTCCGGCCTATCAGTCGGCGGCAGACAAGTGGCTCACGCAGCAGGCCAGCTCCGGCTACTACGTCGGCGACTTCAAGTCGGCGCTCACGACGGCGGCGAGCAGCGTGTGGAGCGGTTGGGGATACCCTTCCTTCAGCCCCGAGGTCGCCTACGCCTCGATCGTCATCCCCGGCATCTCGGCCGGAAAGACCCAAGCCGACCTGGTCACGCAGCTCCAGAAGGAGTACGACAACCAGGCCCAGGTGCAGGGCTACACGGTCAAGTAA